One segment of Prosthecobacter debontii DNA contains the following:
- a CDS encoding carboxymuconolactone decarboxylase family protein, with the protein MSQIDLLRDKLPEAAKDLRLNLQTVLRPENLTSDQVWGVALASVYFIGHAELRDAVLADATAAGIPEAVIDDAKASASIMGMNTVYYRFRHLVEKPSYATMPARLRMMRMGQPQTDKVSFELMSMACAALAGCGMCITAHEATLTQHGVSEAAVHDSVRIAAVLQGAAVALGIVA; encoded by the coding sequence ATGTCCCAGATTGATCTCCTCCGCGATAAGTTGCCGGAAGCCGCTAAGGATCTGCGCCTGAATCTGCAAACGGTCCTCCGACCTGAAAACCTCACCTCCGATCAGGTGTGGGGAGTGGCTCTCGCCTCCGTTTATTTCATTGGCCACGCCGAGCTGCGTGATGCCGTGCTGGCCGATGCCACCGCTGCGGGCATCCCGGAAGCCGTCATCGATGATGCCAAAGCCTCCGCCTCCATCATGGGCATGAACACCGTTTACTATCGCTTCCGTCACCTGGTGGAGAAGCCTAGCTACGCCACCATGCCCGCCCGCCTGCGCATGATGCGGATGGGCCAGCCGCAGACGGATAAGGTCAGCTTTGAACTCATGTCCATGGCCTGTGCCGCCCTGGCTGGCTGCGGCATGTGCATCACCGCCCATGAGGCCACCCTGACTCAGCACGGCGTCAGTGAGGCCGCTGTGCATGACAGCGTGCGCATTGCCGCCGTGCTGCAAGGCGCCGCCGTAGCGCTCGGCATCGTAGCGTAA
- a CDS encoding peroxiredoxin, with protein sequence MLTIGHPFPEFRSKSCNGVTNDDITEITNASYPGKWKFFLFYPKDFTFVCPTELVEFGKRSRDFADRDVQIIGGSTDNEFSHLAWRQSREDLKTLPYPLIAAQKLAGDLGILCPVENVCLRASFLVDPQGVIQWVNVNNLSVGRSVEEALRVIDGVQSDELCPCNWKKGEATLKV encoded by the coding sequence ATGCTTACCATCGGTCATCCGTTCCCTGAATTCCGCTCCAAATCCTGCAATGGCGTCACCAACGACGACATCACGGAGATCACCAACGCCTCCTATCCCGGCAAGTGGAAGTTCTTCCTGTTCTATCCGAAGGATTTTACCTTCGTCTGCCCCACGGAATTGGTCGAGTTTGGCAAGCGCTCCCGTGACTTCGCTGACCGCGATGTGCAGATCATCGGTGGCTCCACCGACAACGAATTCTCCCATCTGGCCTGGAGACAGTCCCGCGAGGACCTCAAAACCCTGCCCTATCCTCTGATCGCCGCCCAGAAGCTGGCTGGAGATCTGGGCATCCTCTGCCCGGTGGAAAACGTCTGCCTGCGTGCCTCTTTCCTGGTGGACCCTCAGGGCGTCATCCAGTGGGTGAACGTGAACAACCTCTCCGTGGGTCGTAGCGTGGAGGAAGCTCTGCGTGTGATCGATGGCGTGCAGTCCGATGAGCTCTGCCCCTGCAACTGGAAGAAGGGCGAAGCGACCCTGAAGGTCTAA
- a CDS encoding DUF7453 family protein, with protein sequence MAALALQAHAQSPEIAVRGNGVEIANNDVSPSITDHTSFGSVNEATGSLIRTFTIANTGTGPLTLTGTPSFVSISGSSDFTLSQDAVSPVAAVNGTTTFQITFNPSSYGLKTATVTVANDDADEGAYSFAIEGTGAATVAGEIWRPRLIDGLRSWNAVASSSTGSKLVALAGSNKVYTSADSSSNWTARDSNRGWKAVASSTDGVKLVAVVTNGQIYTSTDSGATWTARDSNREWSGVASSADGTNLAATVNGGFIYTSSDSGVTWTSQAGAGSRNWYSVACSSDGSKLVAAAYTNFIYTSTDFGVNWTARATSGKWWAVASSSDGTKLAACLYNGNIYTSGDSGVTWVARNSGRPWNSVASSSDGSILLAGTNGGKLYLSKDAGSSWTEHESDRAWRGVAMNNAGTSLIAVAYSGYVYTSNDIIQSGEISLSGNGVTIASGDATPDLSDHTAFGGVNYSGTPSIQRTFTLTNTGPGNLLLTGTAPNFVRFVSGSTDFTVTSQPAFSIGANSSTTFTITLDPTSIGLRTATFSIANEDLDEDPYTLIVSGEGHFRPSATTTAATNVGSRLVTGNGTVNPNGLETTYELECSTNAGFTGTIKSAPQVLPAGFASVPVSGELVDLKPNTLYYVRVLATNSLGTIASTATTFTTEYLAVTRKQFAASTGVVGNGELSTIYAGMINNSGRVLMQGRGLVGSGGVTSNNDNWLMTDTSGNTKVIARSGTTVAGGGSLSGSFTHYLLTDSGVTFLHDRISGTPASSDYAYFSSPEDSSSLDLVSREGDSLSPGPGYFVQHIGKPAVDAQNYIYFVGNVGGVANNLNSGVWYDDGASLQSLIRAGDDLTTATTDPAWLGSVSNVLAAGGDGCVVIAALQDNPQDLTQTTNRSKNIAIVSFKSNGEATIVARKGDSVPTTTAILTNFSGVSRNSLADHAYTATVAGTGVTPVNDQVLMAKLGTQPSLIAREGVTMIGGASIKSFGAYHITAKKHVIFLATLDGVSANVDRVLCRWSQAGGITVLAREGSPAVGTGVNYGSLQTLSVSDAGAVALLSGLSDGTDVVMRMKANDAQLTQLVRSGAGQTIRYQGTNYPVNALSLFAETVNSGGGGGGMGTAINDKGEVFVIVTATGVKHVGQVYY encoded by the coding sequence ATGGCGGCGCTAGCCTTGCAAGCCCATGCTCAATCTCCGGAAATTGCCGTCCGAGGGAATGGGGTAGAAATCGCTAACAATGATGTGAGCCCGAGTATCACAGACCACACCAGCTTTGGCAGTGTCAACGAAGCCACGGGTTCACTGATTCGCACCTTTACCATCGCTAACACCGGAACAGGCCCCTTGACGCTGACTGGCACCCCTTCATTTGTCTCCATCTCGGGATCGAGTGATTTCACCCTGTCTCAGGACGCTGTAAGCCCGGTGGCGGCCGTTAATGGGACCACAACCTTCCAAATCACCTTCAATCCATCAAGCTATGGGTTGAAGACAGCGACAGTGACGGTGGCTAACGATGACGCTGACGAAGGTGCCTACAGCTTCGCTATCGAAGGGACTGGAGCGGCAACCGTGGCCGGAGAAATCTGGCGTCCACGTTTGATTGACGGCCTTCGCTCTTGGAATGCTGTGGCCTCATCATCCACTGGCAGCAAGCTAGTCGCCCTAGCTGGGAGTAACAAAGTTTACACTTCGGCAGACTCAAGCTCGAACTGGACGGCTCGTGACAGTAACCGTGGATGGAAAGCCGTGGCCTCATCGACGGACGGGGTGAAACTGGTTGCCGTCGTCACGAATGGTCAGATTTATACCTCGACAGATTCCGGCGCGACGTGGACTGCCCGCGATAGCAATCGTGAGTGGAGCGGTGTGGCCTCTTCTGCCGATGGAACGAATCTCGCCGCCACTGTGAATGGAGGCTTTATCTATACGTCCTCTGACTCGGGAGTCACCTGGACGTCTCAAGCAGGCGCCGGTAGCCGTAACTGGTATTCAGTGGCTTGCTCCTCTGACGGTAGCAAACTGGTCGCCGCTGCATATACCAACTTCATCTACACCTCCACGGACTTCGGGGTGAATTGGACCGCCCGAGCCACCTCTGGCAAATGGTGGGCAGTGGCCTCCTCAAGTGATGGAACGAAGCTGGCCGCATGCCTTTATAACGGCAACATTTATACCTCGGGTGATTCTGGCGTGACTTGGGTTGCTCGCAACTCTGGCCGACCTTGGAATTCGGTGGCTTCCTCTTCAGACGGCAGCATTTTGTTAGCCGGAACCAACGGTGGTAAACTGTATTTGTCTAAAGACGCCGGATCTAGCTGGACGGAGCATGAGTCGGATCGCGCTTGGCGTGGTGTGGCCATGAACAATGCAGGCACCTCACTCATTGCGGTTGCCTATTCAGGCTATGTTTATACCAGCAATGATATCATTCAGTCGGGGGAAATTTCTCTGAGTGGGAACGGTGTTACCATCGCAAGTGGAGATGCCACTCCTGATCTGAGTGATCACACGGCCTTCGGGGGAGTGAACTACTCAGGAACCCCCTCAATCCAGCGTACCTTTACCTTGACCAACACTGGCCCTGGAAATCTTCTGCTCACAGGCACCGCCCCCAACTTCGTGCGCTTCGTGAGTGGCTCCACTGATTTTACAGTCACCTCCCAGCCTGCATTTAGTATCGGAGCGAATAGCTCAACGACGTTCACGATCACACTTGACCCGACTTCGATCGGTCTGCGGACCGCGACATTCAGCATTGCCAATGAAGATCTCGATGAAGATCCTTATACCCTGATCGTCAGTGGCGAAGGACATTTCCGTCCATCGGCGACCACGACCGCAGCAACGAATGTCGGAAGCCGTCTAGTGACTGGCAACGGCACAGTGAATCCCAATGGTCTGGAAACGACCTATGAACTCGAGTGCTCCACCAACGCCGGGTTTACCGGGACCATCAAGAGCGCACCCCAAGTGTTACCCGCTGGTTTCGCTTCAGTGCCCGTGTCTGGAGAATTGGTCGATTTGAAACCCAATACATTGTATTACGTCCGTGTGCTGGCGACGAACTCCCTCGGGACGATTGCCTCCACGGCGACCACCTTCACCACGGAATACCTTGCCGTCACTCGTAAACAGTTTGCAGCGAGCACCGGTGTGGTCGGTAACGGCGAGCTATCGACGATTTATGCGGGAATGATCAACAATTCGGGACGAGTCCTGATGCAAGGTCGTGGTTTGGTGGGGAGTGGAGGCGTTACCTCCAATAACGACAATTGGCTGATGACGGATACATCTGGCAATACGAAGGTGATCGCCCGTAGTGGAACCACTGTGGCAGGGGGAGGCTCACTGTCAGGTTCATTCACCCACTACTTGTTGACCGACTCCGGAGTGACCTTCCTGCATGATCGAATTTCAGGCACCCCGGCATCCTCCGACTATGCCTACTTCAGTTCTCCAGAGGACAGCTCAAGCCTGGATTTGGTGAGTCGTGAAGGAGACAGTCTGAGTCCAGGCCCGGGGTATTTTGTGCAGCACATTGGTAAGCCCGCCGTTGATGCGCAAAACTACATCTATTTCGTGGGCAACGTGGGTGGTGTGGCCAACAATCTGAACTCTGGCGTGTGGTATGATGATGGAGCGAGCTTGCAATCGCTGATTCGGGCTGGAGATGATCTGACAACCGCAACCACAGATCCGGCATGGTTGGGTTCTGTGAGCAATGTCCTCGCAGCGGGCGGCGACGGTTGCGTCGTCATTGCCGCGCTACAGGACAATCCGCAAGACCTGACTCAAACGACGAATCGTTCGAAGAACATCGCCATCGTCAGCTTCAAATCAAATGGCGAAGCGACAATCGTGGCCCGCAAAGGTGACTCGGTGCCTACCACAACAGCTATCCTCACAAATTTCTCGGGAGTTTCGCGGAACAGTCTGGCTGACCATGCTTATACTGCGACTGTGGCGGGCACAGGGGTAACGCCAGTCAACGATCAGGTCTTGATGGCGAAGCTCGGAACACAGCCTAGCCTGATTGCTCGTGAAGGTGTTACAATGATTGGAGGAGCCTCGATTAAGTCGTTTGGCGCCTATCATATTACCGCGAAAAAGCATGTGATCTTCCTTGCCACGCTTGATGGTGTGAGTGCGAATGTGGATCGTGTTCTGTGCCGTTGGTCCCAAGCTGGCGGAATCACCGTGCTGGCGCGTGAAGGCAGCCCCGCTGTCGGCACTGGGGTCAACTATGGGAGCTTGCAAACTCTCAGTGTGAGTGATGCGGGCGCGGTTGCATTACTCTCGGGTTTGAGTGACGGCACGGATGTCGTGATGCGCATGAAAGCCAACGATGCCCAGTTGACTCAATTGGTGAGGAGCGGGGCTGGTCAAACCATCCGTTATCAAGGGACGAACTATCCCGTCAACGCACTCTCGCTCTTTGCTGAAACGGTCAACTCTGGCGGTGGAGGCGGCGGTATGGGAACGGCCATCAATGATAAGGGCGAAGTGTTCGTCATCGTCACAGCAACCGGAGTGAAGCATGTCGGCCAAGTCTATTATTAA